One Algibacter sp. L3A6 genomic region harbors:
- a CDS encoding sodium:solute symporter family transporter produces the protein MGIISFSGFTFLVVVIAWWSTRKTDKSFSDGYFLTGRSLTGPVIAGLLMLTNLSAEQIVGMIGTSLRDGLPIMAYGIVTAISMVLTEFILLPKYLKRGIETYHSL, from the coding sequence ATGGGAATAATCTCTTTTTCTGGCTTTACTTTTTTAGTAGTTGTCATAGCTTGGTGGTCAACTCGAAAGACTGATAAAAGCTTTTCTGATGGCTATTTTTTGACAGGAAGAAGTTTAACAGGTCCTGTTATAGCGGGTTTATTAATGCTTACCAATTTATCAGCCGAACAAATTGTTGGAATGATTGGGACGTCTTTAAGAGATGGTTTGCCTATTATGGCTTATGGAATTGTGACTGCAATCTCCATGGTGCTTACGGAGTTCATACTATTACCAAAATATTTAAAAAGAGGTATTGAAACATACCACAGTTTGTAG
- a CDS encoding aldose epimerase family protein: MKIFKCLFYGVILSALIGLNIQCKNNKQENSTEVQEVLPKENLRIIKSEFGKMPDGTIIEKYHLKNTNGVALDVITYGGRITSLKVPNKHRDFENVVLGFDNLDDYLNDNPFFGALIGRFGNRIAKGKFSLNDKTFTLATNDGSNHLHGGIHGFDRVVWTAEAIEGADDPSLRLKYFSKDGEEGYPGNLSVTVVYTLTKENTLEVLYKATTDKTTVVNLTQHAYFNLTGDFTKTILKHDLVINADTYLPVDETLIPTGEIRKVAGTPFDFRTTKGIGKDIEVDNKQLILGKGYDHCWIVNGEKNTMRQVASLYEQSSGRFMEVFSEEPGIQLYTGNFLDSTLPMPNGGEYGHRTGLCLETQHYPDTPNQKGFPSVVLTPNDTYTTKTAFRFSVK; the protein is encoded by the coding sequence ATGAAAATTTTTAAATGCCTTTTTTATGGTGTCATACTTAGCGCTTTAATAGGGTTAAATATTCAGTGTAAAAATAATAAACAAGAGAATTCAACTGAGGTTCAAGAGGTTTTACCTAAAGAAAACCTAAGGATTATAAAATCAGAATTTGGCAAAATGCCTGATGGAACCATCATAGAAAAGTATCATCTAAAAAACACTAATGGTGTTGCGTTGGATGTCATTACCTATGGCGGAAGAATAACATCATTAAAAGTACCTAACAAACATAGAGATTTTGAAAATGTGGTTTTAGGTTTTGATAATTTAGATGATTATTTAAATGATAATCCCTTTTTTGGTGCGTTAATAGGACGTTTTGGAAACCGCATTGCGAAAGGGAAGTTCTCATTAAATGATAAAACCTTTACGTTAGCAACGAACGATGGTTCTAATCATTTACATGGGGGCATTCATGGTTTTGATCGTGTAGTTTGGACTGCGGAAGCTATTGAAGGCGCAGACGATCCGTCATTAAGGCTAAAGTATTTTAGTAAAGATGGAGAAGAAGGGTATCCGGGTAACTTAAGTGTTACTGTGGTTTATACCTTAACAAAAGAGAATACCTTAGAAGTGTTATACAAAGCCACAACAGATAAAACAACAGTAGTTAACCTAACACAGCACGCGTATTTTAATCTTACTGGAGATTTTACTAAAACTATTTTAAAACATGACCTTGTAATAAATGCCGATACGTATTTACCAGTTGATGAGACTTTAATTCCAACCGGAGAAATTAGAAAAGTAGCAGGCACACCGTTTGATTTTAGAACCACAAAAGGAATAGGTAAAGACATTGAAGTTGACAACAAGCAGTTGATTTTAGGAAAGGGGTATGACCATTGCTGGATCGTAAATGGTGAAAAAAACACAATGAGACAGGTTGCTTCTCTTTATGAACAGAGCAGTGGGCGTTTTATGGAAGTTTTTTCAGAAGAACCAGGCATACAACTTTATACAGGTAATTTTTTGGATAGCACCTTACCAATGCCAAACGGTGGTGAATATGGACATAGAACAGGTTTGTGTTTAGAAACGCAACACTATCCAGATACGCCTAACCAAAAAGGGTTCCCATCAGTGGTATTAACCCCTAACGATACTTACACAACAAAAACAGCATTTAGATTTTCTGTAAAATGA
- the araA gene encoding L-arabinose isomerase: MIDISKKEVWFITGSQDLYGPETLRQVAENSTKIAHQLNDSKLIPVNILFKPTVKSSDEIYETLTAANHEKNCIGVITWMHTFSPAKMWIRGLTALQKPLLHLHTQFNRDIPWGTIDMDFMNLNQAAHGDREFGFMVSRLRKNRKVVVGHWSTDSVQEQIGDWTRVAAGWDDWQGAKFARFGDNMRFVAVTDGDKVEAETKFGFSVNTYAVGDLVEVINTIPDDAISHLIKEYETSYNMAESLLENGKNRQSLIEAARIELGLEKFLVDGNFKGFTDTFEDLHGIKQLPGIAVQRLMQKGYGFAGEGDWKTAALVRAMKVMGSGLQGGNAFMEDYTYHLDPAAPRVLGSHMLEIDPVLAANKPSCEIHPLGIGGKEDPVRLVFNGKAGDSLVASLMDFGNRFRLLINKTVGEEIVEDLPQLPVARIMYKPLPDFETACTAWILGGGSHHTCYSENVTVEQLEDFAEMANIEALVIDEGTTIRNFKTAIKTNEAYYMLQH; this comes from the coding sequence ATGATAGATATTTCTAAAAAAGAAGTTTGGTTTATAACAGGAAGTCAAGATTTATACGGGCCAGAAACTTTAAGGCAAGTTGCCGAAAACTCTACTAAAATAGCTCATCAATTAAATGATTCTAAGTTAATTCCGGTTAACATCCTATTCAAACCAACTGTAAAGTCATCAGATGAAATTTATGAAACGTTAACGGCCGCTAATCATGAGAAAAACTGTATAGGTGTCATCACATGGATGCATACGTTTTCTCCTGCTAAAATGTGGATAAGAGGGCTAACAGCACTTCAAAAGCCATTATTGCATTTGCATACACAGTTTAATAGAGACATTCCTTGGGGTACTATTGATATGGATTTTATGAATCTAAATCAAGCAGCACATGGGGATCGGGAATTTGGATTCATGGTAAGTCGTCTGCGTAAAAACCGAAAAGTGGTTGTAGGGCATTGGTCAACAGATTCTGTTCAAGAGCAAATTGGAGATTGGACGCGTGTAGCTGCGGGTTGGGATGATTGGCAAGGTGCTAAATTTGCTCGTTTTGGAGATAATATGCGTTTTGTAGCCGTTACAGATGGCGATAAAGTAGAGGCCGAAACTAAGTTTGGTTTTTCGGTAAATACTTATGCAGTTGGAGATTTAGTTGAAGTTATTAATACCATTCCTGATGATGCTATAAGTCATCTTATTAAAGAATATGAGACGTCCTATAACATGGCAGAATCTTTACTTGAAAACGGGAAGAATAGACAGTCGTTAATTGAAGCAGCTCGAATAGAACTGGGTCTTGAAAAATTCCTTGTAGATGGTAACTTTAAAGGGTTTACGGATACATTTGAAGATTTACACGGCATAAAACAATTACCAGGAATTGCAGTGCAACGTTTAATGCAAAAAGGTTACGGGTTTGCAGGAGAAGGTGATTGGAAAACAGCGGCCTTAGTGCGTGCTATGAAAGTTATGGGTTCTGGTTTACAAGGGGGGAATGCTTTTATGGAAGATTACACCTATCATTTAGATCCAGCCGCTCCTCGTGTTCTAGGTTCGCATATGTTAGAGATTGATCCTGTTTTAGCGGCTAATAAGCCATCTTGCGAAATACATCCTCTAGGAATTGGAGGTAAAGAAGACCCTGTGCGTTTAGTGTTTAATGGAAAAGCTGGAGACTCACTTGTAGCCAGTTTAATGGATTTTGGAAACCGTTTTAGATTGTTAATTAATAAAACAGTAGGCGAAGAGATTGTAGAAGATTTGCCACAATTGCCAGTTGCAAGAATCATGTATAAACCCTTACCAGATTTTGAAACCGCTTGTACCGCTTGGATTTTAGGAGGAGGTTCTCATCACACCTGTTACAGCGAAAATGTTACTGTGGAGCAATTGGAAGATTTTGCTGAAATGGCTAACATAGAAGCCTTGGTAATTGATGAAGGTACAACCATCAGAAACTTTAAAACTGCGATTAAAACTAATGAAGCTTATTACATGCTTCAACACTAA
- a CDS encoding L-ribulose-5-phosphate 4-epimerase: MMSIYKELKQECYEANMQLNALNLVFYTFGNVSAVDRKNNVFAIKPSGVAYEVLKPQDIVIVDFDNNIIEGSMRPSSDTKTHAYLYKKWKDIGGIAHTHATYSVAWAQSQLDIPIFGTTHADHLTADIPCAPPMRDDLIDGNYEHNTGIQIIDCFKEKQLSHREVEMILIGNHGPFAWGNNAAKAVYNSKVLEVIAEMAYLTKQINTKATRLKDSLIKKHYDRKHGSSAYYGQN; the protein is encoded by the coding sequence ATTATGAGTATTTATAAAGAATTAAAGCAAGAATGTTATGAGGCTAATATGCAATTAAATGCATTGAATTTGGTCTTTTATACTTTTGGAAATGTAAGTGCAGTAGATAGGAAAAATAATGTATTTGCCATCAAACCAAGCGGCGTTGCTTATGAGGTTTTAAAACCTCAAGATATCGTTATTGTCGATTTTGATAATAATATTATAGAAGGGAGTATGCGTCCTTCGTCAGACACAAAAACACATGCTTATCTGTATAAAAAATGGAAGGATATAGGTGGTATAGCTCATACACACGCTACTTATTCAGTCGCTTGGGCACAATCTCAATTAGATATTCCCATTTTTGGTACCACGCATGCCGATCATTTAACGGCAGATATTCCCTGTGCGCCACCAATGCGTGACGACCTTATTGATGGTAATTATGAACACAATACCGGTATTCAAATCATAGATTGTTTTAAAGAAAAACAACTGTCTCACAGAGAAGTAGAAATGATACTCATAGGTAATCACGGCCCTTTTGCTTGGGGCAACAATGCAGCTAAAGCCGTATATAACAGTAAGGTTTTAGAGGTTATTGCAGAAATGGCTTATTTAACTAAACAGATAAATACTAAAGCTACAAGATTAAAAGATTCACTAATAAAAAAACATTATGATCGTAAGCATGGCTCAAGTGCTTACTATGGTCAAAATTAA
- a CDS encoding ribulokinase, with translation MKYTIGMDFGSDSVRALLVNTSTGEDLATAVHYYARWKEGKYCDPSKNKFRQHPLDYIGGIENTIDSIVSQVDENIIKNIVGIGVDTTGSTPVAVDKTGRPLALLNGFEENPNAMFVLWKDHTGIKEADEINELCSKWAIDYSKYEGGIYSSEWFWSKILHVSRTDKKVLEAAYSWVEHCDWIPFLLTGGTDVSKLKRSRCAAGHKALWHESFGGLPPNDFFVELDPILDGLTNRLYKETYTSDVSVGTISKAWSQRLGLPITVEVAVGAFDCHMGAVGAKIEPYYLTKVMGTSTCDILVTPKRKEEHLVKGICGQVNGSVIPGMLGLEAGQSAFGDIYAWYKNLLKWPIEELIASSFILDRVTKEKLIDEALENLIPKLSEGASKETIGASGELALDWMNGRRTPDANQNLKGVISGINLGSTSPKVFRALVEASCFGAKKIADRFINEGIPIKGVIAIGGISQKSPFIMQMMSDVLNMPIKVVKSEQACALGAAIFGAVAAKTYQDTFEAMTAMGSAYEKVYEPIPTNVDQYQMVYEKYSELAISMENYMMKLI, from the coding sequence ATGAAATATACTATAGGAATGGATTTTGGTTCTGATTCAGTTCGTGCATTGTTAGTAAATACGAGTACTGGCGAAGATTTGGCAACAGCCGTTCATTATTATGCACGATGGAAAGAAGGTAAATATTGTGATCCGTCTAAGAATAAATTCAGACAGCACCCTTTGGATTATATTGGAGGGATTGAGAATACTATTGATTCGATTGTTTCTCAAGTGGATGAAAATATTATAAAAAACATTGTAGGAATAGGTGTTGATACAACAGGTTCTACGCCTGTAGCTGTTGATAAAACGGGGAGACCTTTAGCTTTATTGAATGGATTTGAAGAAAATCCAAATGCCATGTTTGTGCTTTGGAAAGACCATACAGGAATTAAAGAAGCTGATGAAATAAATGAATTGTGCAGTAAATGGGCTATTGACTACTCAAAATATGAAGGTGGTATTTATTCATCAGAATGGTTTTGGTCTAAAATATTACATGTTTCTAGAACAGATAAAAAGGTATTAGAAGCAGCCTATTCTTGGGTTGAGCATTGCGATTGGATTCCTTTTTTATTAACTGGAGGAACAGATGTTTCTAAACTGAAACGCAGTCGCTGTGCTGCGGGCCATAAAGCTTTATGGCACGAATCCTTTGGTGGATTACCTCCAAACGACTTTTTTGTTGAACTAGATCCTATTTTAGATGGCTTAACAAATAGATTATATAAAGAGACTTACACTTCAGATGTTTCAGTAGGAACTATTTCTAAAGCATGGAGCCAAAGATTAGGTTTGCCAATTACGGTTGAGGTTGCCGTCGGAGCCTTTGATTGTCATATGGGAGCTGTAGGCGCTAAAATTGAACCCTATTATTTAACCAAAGTCATGGGGACTTCTACTTGTGATATTTTGGTTACACCAAAAAGAAAAGAGGAGCATTTAGTTAAGGGAATTTGTGGGCAGGTAAATGGTTCTGTAATTCCCGGGATGTTAGGTTTGGAAGCTGGTCAATCCGCTTTTGGTGATATTTATGCCTGGTACAAGAACTTATTAAAATGGCCAATTGAAGAATTGATTGCTTCATCTTTTATTTTGGATAGGGTTACCAAAGAAAAACTAATAGATGAAGCTTTAGAAAATTTAATTCCAAAATTAAGCGAAGGAGCTTCAAAAGAAACAATAGGTGCTTCAGGAGAACTAGCTTTAGATTGGATGAACGGCAGAAGAACTCCAGATGCTAATCAAAATTTAAAAGGTGTGATTTCAGGAATAAACCTAGGAAGTACATCCCCTAAAGTTTTTAGAGCATTAGTTGAAGCGTCTTGTTTTGGCGCAAAGAAAATTGCGGACCGATTTATAAACGAAGGTATCCCGATTAAAGGGGTTATTGCTATTGGGGGCATCTCCCAAAAATCACCGTTTATTATGCAAATGATGTCTGATGTTTTAAACATGCCAATAAAAGTGGTAAAGTCCGAGCAAGCTTGTGCTTTAGGAGCTGCAATATTTGGAGCGGTAGCGGCAAAAACATACCAAGATACTTTTGAGGCAATGACGGCTATGGGAAGTGCCTACGAAAAAGTATATGAGCCAATACCCACAAATGTTGATCAATATCAAATGGTCTATGAAAAGTACAGCGAGTTGGCAATTTCAATGGAAAATTACATGATGAAATTGATATAA
- a CDS encoding alpha-L-rhamnosidase, which translates to MKRHAFVLFMFLILFSCQKTVEYRIAHNSELSTLANNAITFSWKIETEEIKEQTAYKIRVYAGNKNDCNKSNIIWDSGRVESKLQSFIPYLGEALKGGQVYYSKVKVWDENNNESKWSTPKKLIAPLKYPEDWSGKWITYSYKPEDPLPLFRKNFSIKDTEKIAFVRFYIAAPSFYEAYINGERIGENVLDPAQTNFNDYMFYTAYDIPMEQLKTENVLGVMLGNGWYNQNVVWGKSMIYGQPIVMGQLQITYKDGRKKTISTDTSWQWTAGPITYTNIYTGEYYDARKEVANWSSSLENNAQWQNATLAEKHPNKVLEQFAEPIQVMDSIMPVKIASARHGNYIYDFGQNITGWVKLQVEGEKGQEITIRFSEEMGKDGELDFRSTGIKATKNIQTEKYICKGEGGEIWEPRFTYHGFRYAEVSGLTSKPSKDLLTGMIVYSAMEKTGSFNSSEPNINKLHDLTLWTLKGNMQGIPTDCPHREKCGWTGDSHAVAKTLIHNLDAHQFLTKYVYDIRSSGRNEKKELYFGRNFHDRSIITKPKGITTMIAPGRRTSGTASPDWGTAVVQLPWYIYMYYGDKSILEAFYKDMTTWVDYVGSKKENGVIVHGLGDWCPPDGNASIECPVPVSSTAYHILDVSILTKTAKVLGYKDDEKKYELLENQLKASFNNAFLDKQRGTYGSQTANSMSLEIGITPEAYKTKVAKAIVEDSNANHNRFLSTGIFGVSRVFQALSENGYEDKAYQLLTKKGNHSFEAMWAHYDATTLWEILPVNTNPEEYDKLMLRSHSHPMQGGFDSWFYSGIAGINPDENEPGFKKVVFKPYLTQQMEHAQASYESRYGVIKSDWKNKAGIFSWEIQIPKNSTGDVYVPNYGKEVSITINGEALNNLDLSSQFTNIGSFSSGNYIIEMKYL; encoded by the coding sequence ATGAAGAGACACGCTTTTGTTTTATTTATGTTTTTAATCCTTTTTAGCTGTCAAAAAACGGTTGAATATAGAATTGCTCATAATTCAGAATTAAGCACACTTGCTAATAATGCTATCACTTTTAGTTGGAAAATTGAAACTGAAGAAATCAAGGAGCAAACAGCCTATAAAATTAGGGTTTACGCGGGTAATAAAAATGATTGTAATAAGAGTAATATTATTTGGGACTCAGGTAGAGTAGAGAGTAAATTACAATCTTTTATTCCTTACTTAGGCGAAGCTTTAAAAGGAGGACAGGTTTATTATTCTAAGGTTAAGGTATGGGACGAAAACAATAATGAATCAAAATGGAGTACCCCAAAAAAACTAATAGCGCCATTAAAATATCCAGAAGATTGGTCGGGTAAATGGATTACTTATAGTTATAAACCTGAAGACCCTTTGCCTTTATTTAGAAAAAACTTCAGTATTAAGGACACTGAAAAAATCGCTTTTGTACGTTTTTATATCGCGGCACCTAGTTTTTATGAAGCTTATATTAATGGGGAAAGAATAGGTGAAAATGTATTAGATCCCGCTCAAACAAATTTTAACGATTATATGTTTTATACAGCTTACGATATTCCTATGGAACAATTAAAAACTGAGAACGTATTAGGTGTTATGCTTGGTAATGGTTGGTATAATCAAAATGTGGTTTGGGGCAAATCCATGATTTATGGTCAACCTATTGTTATGGGGCAGTTACAAATAACTTATAAAGATGGACGCAAGAAAACTATAAGTACGGATACGTCTTGGCAATGGACGGCAGGGCCAATTACATATACTAATATTTATACAGGCGAGTATTATGATGCCCGAAAGGAAGTTGCCAATTGGTCATCAAGTCTTGAAAATAATGCCCAATGGCAAAATGCAACGCTAGCAGAAAAACATCCTAATAAAGTATTAGAGCAGTTTGCAGAACCTATACAAGTTATGGATAGTATCATGCCAGTAAAAATAGCGTCAGCTAGGCATGGAAATTATATTTATGATTTTGGACAAAATATTACAGGATGGGTCAAACTGCAAGTTGAAGGTGAAAAAGGACAGGAAATCACAATTCGTTTTTCTGAAGAAATGGGGAAGGATGGCGAATTAGATTTTAGGTCAACAGGGATTAAGGCTACTAAAAATATACAAACCGAAAAATATATTTGTAAGGGAGAAGGGGGTGAAATCTGGGAGCCACGCTTTACTTATCATGGTTTTAGATATGCAGAAGTGTCAGGATTAACTAGTAAACCATCTAAGGATTTATTAACAGGGATGATCGTGTATTCTGCTATGGAAAAAACAGGAAGTTTCAATTCATCAGAACCTAACATTAATAAATTACATGATTTAACACTTTGGACTCTAAAAGGCAATATGCAGGGCATTCCAACGGATTGTCCGCATCGTGAAAAATGTGGATGGACAGGAGATTCACATGCTGTTGCCAAAACGTTAATTCATAATTTAGACGCGCATCAGTTTTTGACTAAATACGTTTACGATATACGGTCTTCTGGGAGAAATGAAAAAAAAGAACTTTATTTTGGAAGAAACTTTCACGACCGCAGTATTATTACAAAGCCCAAAGGCATAACAACTATGATTGCTCCTGGAAGACGTACTAGTGGCACAGCTTCTCCAGACTGGGGAACTGCTGTAGTGCAGTTGCCATGGTATATTTATATGTATTACGGCGATAAAAGTATTTTAGAAGCGTTTTATAAGGATATGACTACTTGGGTTGATTATGTAGGTTCTAAAAAAGAAAACGGTGTAATAGTTCATGGTTTAGGAGATTGGTGCCCGCCAGATGGAAACGCTAGTATTGAGTGTCCGGTACCAGTGAGTTCTACGGCTTATCACATTTTAGATGTTTCTATTTTAACAAAAACAGCAAAAGTACTTGGTTATAAAGACGATGAAAAAAAGTATGAGCTATTAGAAAATCAACTAAAAGCTAGTTTTAATAATGCTTTTTTAGATAAACAAAGAGGAACTTATGGCAGCCAAACCGCTAATAGTATGTCGTTAGAAATAGGAATTACACCGGAAGCGTATAAAACGAAAGTAGCAAAAGCTATAGTGGAAGATAGTAACGCAAATCACAATAGGTTTTTAAGTACAGGAATTTTCGGTGTTTCTAGAGTTTTTCAAGCATTAAGTGAAAATGGTTACGAGGATAAGGCTTACCAACTACTTACTAAAAAAGGGAATCATAGTTTTGAAGCGATGTGGGCGCATTATGATGCTACTACATTATGGGAAATTTTACCCGTTAACACGAATCCTGAAGAATATGATAAATTGATGTTAAGGAGTCATAGTCATCCTATGCAAGGTGGATTTGACTCATGGTTTTATTCGGGTATAGCAGGAATTAATCCAGATGAAAATGAGCCTGGATTTAAAAAGGTGGTTTTCAAACCTTATTTAACACAACAAATGGAACACGCTCAAGCATCGTATGAGTCTAGGTATGGTGTTATTAAAAGTGATTGGAAAAATAAAGCAGGAATCTTTTCATGGGAAATTCAGATTCCGAAGAATTCTACAGGGGATGTATATGTTCCTAACTATGGAAAAGAAGTTTCTATTACTATAAATGGGGAAGCATTAAACAATCTAGATTTGTCCTCTCAATTTACAAATATAGGTTCGTTTAGTTCAGGAAATTATATTATTGAAATGAAGTATTTATAA
- a CDS encoding alpha-L-rhamnosidase, with translation MKIKFLTLFITLLSSSLLFSQGVNSRAITAKELRLEYHVNPKGIDVLKPRFSWVLSGEGRGRAQTSYRILVSSSQKALDKNEGDVWDSGKTASNNTNQIVYNGISLTSNRTYFWKVKVWDESSAESNWSQTAHWSMGLLKFSNWKGLFISHDVGYDKTDKYNSLYLPPARYLRKSFTPAKKVKKATVYTTALGLYELRLNGSKVGDDYFAPGWTDYNKRLYYQTYDITESINQGENVIGAVIADGWYAGYIGYGLLVRLDKVREYYGVNPSFMGQIHLEYQDGTTEIIATDRSWKSSQGAIREADILMGEVYDATMENTGWDAPGYNDVSWKKPKVYTYPNGELQVHPGGLVKNTERIRPLKITEPEPGTYVFDMGKNIAGIAELKVQGPKGTKIQLRFGEILKRDGNIQTGNLRLARATDTYILKGDGVEVWQPKFTYHGFQYVEVTGFPGKPDLDAITGIVLSSTVNEASTFSASNAMNNQLYENIKTTQSANFFDIPTDCPQRDERLGWLGDAQTYMRSATYNADVAPFMTKFLVDLDDAQRWYGAYPNFAPFPYSRPAQYSPAWMDAGVIIPYNMYKVYNDTRVLEYMYEGMEKFMEFQADASTDFIRPGGGNNWGDWLSVNETTSHGYVGASFYGFDAKLLAEMAEALGKKEDAAKYKTLFENIKKAFVKKYILDTGYTSEDTQTTYAFALYFDLFPEELAQKGADRLAEKIKKNGFKFSTGFLGTKHVMLVLSQYGYDDLAYKLFKQTEYPSWGYSVENGSTSIWERWNSYTKDDAENSDLNGKMNSFSHYAFGSVAEWMFLHAAGIDTEDSGYRNIIIKPAISKEMDFINGSYKSINGHISSAWNWKGNKLIMNIEIPVNTRAKVYIPTSNVFNIKEGNKAISKLSEIKILKSNSKETVLEIGSGNYVFSTKMQ, from the coding sequence ATGAAAATTAAATTTTTAACTTTATTTATTACACTTTTATCTTCTAGTTTACTGTTCTCTCAAGGCGTTAACAGCAGGGCGATTACAGCTAAAGAGCTTAGGTTGGAGTATCATGTTAACCCAAAAGGCATTGATGTTTTGAAACCTAGATTTAGTTGGGTTTTATCAGGCGAAGGAAGAGGTAGAGCGCAAACATCATATAGAATATTAGTGTCATCCTCGCAAAAAGCATTAGATAAAAATGAAGGAGATGTTTGGGATAGTGGAAAGACGGCCTCTAATAATACCAATCAAATTGTATATAACGGTATTTCGCTTACTTCAAATAGAACTTATTTTTGGAAAGTAAAGGTTTGGGACGAATCTAGTGCGGAATCTAACTGGAGCCAAACAGCACATTGGTCTATGGGGTTATTAAAGTTTTCAAATTGGAAAGGGCTTTTTATTAGTCACGATGTTGGCTATGATAAAACAGATAAATACAATAGTTTATACTTGCCACCAGCTAGATACCTCCGTAAATCATTCACACCTGCAAAAAAGGTAAAAAAAGCCACGGTTTATACAACGGCATTAGGGTTGTATGAATTGAGATTAAATGGCAGTAAAGTTGGAGATGATTATTTTGCACCTGGGTGGACAGATTATAACAAGCGTTTATATTACCAAACGTATGATATCACCGAAAGTATAAACCAAGGCGAAAATGTTATTGGTGCTGTTATTGCAGACGGATGGTATGCCGGATATATAGGCTATGGGCTATTAGTTCGCTTAGATAAAGTACGCGAATATTATGGCGTAAATCCATCATTTATGGGACAAATACATTTGGAATATCAAGATGGTACTACTGAAATTATTGCTACCGATAGATCTTGGAAATCTAGCCAAGGCGCCATTCGTGAGGCCGATATTTTAATGGGAGAAGTTTATGATGCAACTATGGAAAATACAGGTTGGGATGCTCCAGGCTATAATGATGTATCTTGGAAAAAGCCAAAAGTATACACTTATCCTAATGGAGAATTACAAGTGCATCCTGGTGGTTTAGTGAAAAACACCGAACGTATTCGTCCGCTAAAAATCACAGAACCAGAACCTGGAACTTATGTTTTTGATATGGGGAAGAATATAGCGGGTATTGCCGAGTTAAAAGTTCAAGGACCAAAAGGCACTAAAATTCAGTTGCGTTTTGGGGAGATTTTAAAAAGAGATGGTAACATTCAAACTGGAAACTTGAGACTAGCAAGAGCAACCGATACTTATATTTTAAAGGGTGATGGTGTTGAAGTGTGGCAACCAAAATTCACTTATCACGGTTTTCAATATGTTGAGGTAACCGGTTTTCCTGGGAAACCAGATCTTGATGCCATAACGGGTATCGTGCTAAGTTCTACAGTGAATGAGGCAAGTACCTTCAGTGCGTCAAATGCGATGAACAACCAACTTTATGAAAACATAAAAACCACACAAAGTGCTAACTTTTTTGACATTCCTACAGACTGTCCACAAAGAGATGAACGTTTAGGTTGGTTAGGCGATGCACAAACTTATATGCGCTCTGCCACTTATAATGCAGATGTAGCTCCATTTATGACCAAGTTTTTAGTAGACCTTGATGATGCTCAACGTTGGTATGGAGCATATCCTAATTTTGCACCGTTTCCGTATTCGCGACCAGCTCAATATTCTCCGGCTTGGATGGATGCAGGTGTTATCATTCCATACAATATGTATAAAGTATATAATGATACCCGTGTTTTAGAATATATGTATGAAGGTATGGAGAAATTTATGGAATTTCAAGCTGACGCAAGTACCGATTTTATTCGCCCAGGAGGAGGAAACAATTGGGGAGACTGGCTGTCTGTAAACGAAACCACTAGCCATGGTTATGTTGGTGCTTCATTCTATGGTTTTGATGCTAAATTATTGGCTGAAATGGCAGAAGCTCTAGGTAAAAAGGAGGATGCTGCAAAGTATAAAACACTTTTCGAAAATATCAAAAAAGCATTTGTTAAAAAGTACATTTTAGATACGGGTTATACTTCAGAAGATACACAAACTACCTATGCATTTGCATTATATTTTGATTTATTCCCGGAAGAGCTAGCTCAAAAAGGAGCTGATAGACTTGCTGAGAAAATAAAGAAAAATGGATTTAAGTTTTCTACAGGTTTCTTGGGGACAAAACATGTGATGCTTGTTTTATCACAATATGGTTACGATGATCTGGCTTACAAATTATTTAAACAAACCGAATATCCTAGTTGGGGGTATTCCGTAGAAAATGGCAGTACATCTATATGGGAACGCTGGAATAGCTATACCAAAGATGATGCGGAGAATTCAGACTTAAACGGAAAAATGAATTCTTTTAGCCACTACGCTTTCGGCTCGGTAGCAGAGTGGATGTTTTTACATGCTGCTGGTATCGATACAGAAGATTCTGGTTATAGAAACATCATTATAAAACCAGCAATAAGCAAAGAGATGGATTTTATAAATGGAAGTTATAAAAGTATAAATGGCCATATATCATCAGCTTGGAACTGGAAAGGAAATAAGTTAATAATGAATATTGAAATTCCTGTAAATACTAGAGCTAAAGTCTATATTCCAACTTCAAATGTGTTCAATATTAAAGAAGGAAATAAAGCAATTTCAAAGTTGTCTGAAATTAAAATATTAAAATCTAATAGTAAAGAAACAGTTCTTGAAATTGGATCTGGGAATTATGTTTTCAGTACTAAAATGCAGTAA